From Pan troglodytes isolate AG18354 chromosome 1, NHGRI_mPanTro3-v2.0_pri, whole genome shotgun sequence:
cacaacctccacctcctgggttaaagtgattctcctgccttagcctcctgagtagctgggattacaggcacacgccaccacgcccggctaatttttttgtattttttagtggagacggggttttaccatgttggtcaggctggtctcaaactcctgacctcatgagccactgtgcccagccaccacaTCTTCTTTATTCGTTCATCTGTtggtgggcacttaggttgattctatattttgcctattgtgaactgtgcagcaataaacatgggagtgcagatacctttTCAAAAAGTAGCTTATTTTTACATGCTAAtattttgggggatttttttccttttattttctgaattgtttGTTAATTGTAGACATCATGATATTTTTctcctaaatattttaatatgtagctCTAAAAAATAAGGCCTtttgtgtatgcgtgtgtgtgtggccaCAGTACCTTTGTTAAGATCTAAtaggccggcgcagtggctcacgcctgtactcccagcactttgggaggctgaggcggacggatcacctaaggtcagaagttcaagaccagcctggccaacgtggtgaaaccctgtctgtactaaaaatacaaaaaattagttgggcatggtggtgcacacttgtaatcccagctgcttgggaagctgaggcaggagaattgcttgaacccgggaggcggaggttgcagtaagctgagatcacaccattgcactgcagcttgggcagcaagagtgaaacgctgtctcaaaaaaaaaagagggccgggcgcggagcctcatgcatgtaatcccagcactttgggaggccgaggcgggtggatcacgaggtcaggatatcgagaccatcccagacaacatggtgaaactccatctctactaaaatacaaaaagttagccgtgtgtggtggcacgcgcctctaatcccagctattcgggaggcttaggcaggagaattacttgaacccgggaggcgaagtttgcagtgagctgagatcgcaccattgcactccaccctggcgacagagcaagactccgtctccaaaaaaaaaaaaaagatctaacaGAATTAATCAGAAATCCTTAATAACattcaatacctactttatttaaaaattttctgagttGTCCCCAGAATATCAGTGGATCATTATATTTAATTGTGATAACAGTATCATCTTAATAACATTACAGGCcaaggcatggtgactcatgcctctaatcctagcactttgggaggccaaggcatgaggattgcttgagcccaggagttttgagaacagcctggcgaatatagtgagaccttatctctatctctgtttttgtattttttttttaattagccaggtgtggtggcttgtgcctgtagccccagctgctcaagaggctgaggtgggaggattgtttgagcccagcaAGTCGAGCcagcagtgagatatgatcacaccactgctctccagcctgggtgacagagtaagaccctatctcaaaaaaaaaaaaaaaaaaacccaaaaagtagtattacatttttattcacaCTTGTTTAAGAGCAGTGCAGTGACTTGAAGGAGCTTGTATGGCCCTAGGGTTCTTTTCATAAGTTTGTCTAATGCTGATTCTtagtcttttttgagacagaatctcaccctgtcacccaggctggaatgcagtgacgcaatcacagctcagtgcaacttaagcctcccgggttcagcagttctcctgcctcatccttccaagtagctgggactacaggcatgttggccaggctggtctcgaactcctagcctcaagtgagccacccgctttggcctcccagagtgctgggattacaggcatgagccaccacactctgtCTGattcatagtctttttttttttttcttttctttctttttctttttcttttttttttttgagatggagtttcactcttgtcacccaggctggtgtgtgcagtggcacagtctcagctcactgcaacctccgcctcccaggttcaagcaattctcctgcctcagcctcccaagtagctgggattacaggcgtgcaccaccacacccggctaatttttgtattagaggcggggttttgccatgttggccaggctggtcttgaactcctgacttcagatgatccgcctgcctctgcctcccaaagctctgagattacaggcgtgagccagtgcacccggccCTGATTCATagtcttttaatatttatgtctAATACAGAAATCTTAACCTGCTTGGtggtgaggtgtcctgtgagccCCTTGAAATTACATATAAactttgcctgtgtgtgtgcatttttcaaGGGAAAGGTTGCATAGCTTTTGTTAGTGTGAGATTTGGGACTAAAAAATGGTTAAGACTGTTagttattattcctgttttccatagtggctatctTAAGGTACATTtcttctaatattcttttttttttttttttttttttttttttgagacggagtctcgctcttttgcccaggctggagtgcagtggtgcgatctcggctcactgcaagctctgcctcctgggttcacgccattctcctgcctcagcctcccgagtagctgggactacaggcacccaccaccacgcccggctaatttttttgcatttttagtagagacggggtttcatcgtgttagccaggatagaatggtctcgatctcctgaactcgtgatccacctgcctcggcctcccaaagtgctgggattacaggcgtgagccaccacacccggcccatttcttcaaatattataacatttttcttcctgGCATCGTTACCTCCACTTCCTGAGCATCTCATTAAAGGTAACAGATGTAGGTTATTCTAATCTTTCAAAAAATCTTGTGTTAGTGGAAAGGAGAGAGTTTGAGGAAGAAATAGGATTGAGAGAAGGATGCTTTAAGGAGCTTAACCATGTTTAGGAGTCGGAGCCTGTTGGGGGTGGTGAAGATTGAAGACAGGGAAAACGAATTGACAAAATCTTGGAATACATGGCATGATGAGGTTGGATGAGCCTTAGGAAGGTACAAGAGATCTATCCTTCCATAATTTGGAAAACAAGCAGCAGAAGTTACAGTTGTTCATGCCTATTTCCTCAAAGTAGGAGATTGTGTTAGGTGTTAAGGAGGGTGATGGTGCTCAGAGGGACAGTGTTAGGATAGCCACCATGGAGAATCAATTCATTCTCCCTCTTGAATCTTTTTCTGTATTAGCTCCTTCCCCTGTAGAACTGATGTGTCAAAGGTTACCAGAGATCTCTTAAATCCCCTTATATTTGAGTTCCTACCTCACTAGTTTTCTTGAGATAACACAATgtagatcttttttttcttttttttgagggagtttcgctcttgttacccaggctggagtgtagtggcgccatcttggctcaccgcagcctctgcctcccagcttcaagcgattctcttgcctcagcctcccaagtagctgggactacagacatgcattactgtgcccggctgattttgtatttttagtagaggcagggtttctccatgttggtcaggcttgtcttgaactcccaacctcaggtgatcctcctgccttggcctcccaaagtgttgggattacaggcatgagccaccgtgcccagccaacacatGTAAATCTTAACCTGATGCTTGTACATTAGAAATTGCTTAAtaagtgtttttattattgatGTTGCATGACAGCTGTGAAAATAGAGCTGATAAATAGGTTATAGGAGAAAGAGTGAATGAGATTGCCCAGGGAAAACATAGACTAAGAAAGGCCTGGACAAAATATTGCTTAAAGGTGttctagaagagaaaaatgagagaggTAAACAAATCGGGGGGTGAGTGGAAAAGAGATAATATCGTTATGTTGCTAGTTAACTGTTTCCCAAACATGTGGTTAACTTTCATACCTACTTGCCTTTCCTCCTGCTTTTCTCTTGGTCCTCTCTCTGGCTGGCTGAGCCCCATTCTTTGACAATTCAGGTTTTATATGTTGTTATAGCTTTTCCTCATTCCTTTATGCAGAATTTCTTATTTATCCATGTCCTCATAGCACCTAATGTACCCCTAGACAGTGTTTCTAAATGGAGTTGCAGACCTCTTTgagaataaatatgaaatgtgTGAATCCTCTTCctagaaaaatctacattttactcTTTCGCAAATAATTTCAGAGAAAACCTGGATTCCTAGAGGCCTGTTCCATAGACCCCAGATTAAGAACCcctggcttttgtttgtttgttttactttaaaaaattacttggctaggcacagtggctcatacctgtaattctggcactttgggaggctgagatgggaggattgcttgagcttgggaagtcagggttgcagtgagccatgattgagccactgcactctagcctgcgagacagaacgagactctgtctcaaaacaaaaatccagGGTTCTAggtagttaaaaaaagaaaaaagaattatttcaactttattcatatttctttggCTGGGGTGtagggggctgggggcggggggaggtTAGACATTGTCCAGTAAATGCCCAAGGCTTTAAGCTTCCAGTTTTCGTATTTGCAAAAACTCGAAACTAATTCCATTAAAgtgacaaaaatgtaaataatctctctctttttgccatactgtataattaaaaatatgtagcaGTTAAAAGTCTTACCAAAATTGGccggtgcactggctcacacctgtaattctagcactttgggagactgaagtggattgacaaaaggattgcttgaggccaggagtttccaaccagcctgggcaacatggcgagaccctgtccctacaaaaaaaaattttttttacttacttgggcatggtggtgcaccactgtagtcctagctacttgggaggctgaaacaggaggctcgcttgagctcAAAggatagtcctagctactcaggaggctgcggtgagctatgatcatgctccagcctgagcaacagtgagattctgtctcttaaaaaaaaaaaaaaaaaaaggccaggcatggtggctcacacctataatcccagcactttgggaggctgggacaggtagatcacctgaggtcaggagttcgagaccaacctggccaacatgaaattACCAAAAATTGTCTCAGAAGTTTGACAAAATTGTTAATTTGTGTCAtaaaattttgtcaaaattttttCTCATAAGCTTGACAAAATGGACAATTTCAAAGAGAGTAGGAGGTATTGGAGGCCAGCTGATTAGCAGTGGGAAATCATATGGGCTAGTACCAAGTTTTTGCCTTATTATAAGTATAGAGAAGTGACAGTTCCTACATGCAGTTTGAAATAATGGTGACAGAATGCAGGGTTTGGAATCCGAGATAGTGCCTAAATTTTGAGCtcaggaagaaatggggaaaggaaaaagggaaacagTGGTAAGCCAGGAGGATGCTGAATTAGGTTAGAGTTGACGATAgaatttaaaatgtcttataGATAAGATCTAGAACGAAGCTTTGGTAAGAAGTCTGAGCTACGTACATAAGATTATCAGCAACATATATGTTAAGGTGGAGCCAtttaaagaaagaacagaagGGACCTATGATTTACTGATTgttgaaaatcaaaataaaggaGTCAGAGAAAATAAAGATTGTGAGTCAGCAGGACTTTTGTCTTATTTTCAAGTGGATTTATTGATTACTTTTCTTCTTACAGCCAAGTGCAAGATCTGTGAATGGGCGTTTGAAAGTGAGCCACTATTTCTCCAGCATATGAAGGATACTCATAAGCCTGGAGAGATGCCTTATGTTTGCCAGGTATTGCCTTTTTCTCCAGGGAGTTTTAGCAGTTTTGCTCTCAGGAAGAATACAAAGAATCTACTAATGAATATTGTTGACCACCTACTGCATACACTCAGTTTAGGAACTCTGAGTAGGTACAGAAGAAATAGTAAACACAGTTTATCTTCAGGGTTTCCATGcaggagaaaaacataaaagaacatGTCCACAAGTAGACTAGCCAGGGAACATGTGCATATTCTAAGGGAGTGTCTGTCTCCTGAACGTGCCCTTTGGAAATTGACAGaaaaggctttatttttcttagttaGAGAACATGGATTATTCTTAGACTTTCTGTCCCTtcctatttttaaagtaatagctAAACCTATCATAAACATAGCCCagcattacaaagtcaggaaaataatttgatttgTATGCAtttgagaaaacttttttttttcaatttaaaaatttttgttgctacctttttttttaaggccTCTCAGTTGTTCACTTCATTCTTAGCCTTATTTTCCCTCCTATGTGACTCAGGTGTGTCAATATCGCTCCTCACTCTACTCTGAGGTAGATGTCCATTTTCGGATGATCCATGAGGATACCCGGCATCTGCTCTGCCCTTATTGCCTGAAGGTCTTCAAAAATGGCAATGCATTCCAACAGCATTACATGAGGCACCAGGTACTAGGCACCAAGCAATTCCcatattctcttgttttttttttttttaaacatggatGCTGGGGCCAGGGCTGAGCTAGGCAAATAATTTGGGCAGAGATTATAATATGCATATGTTTGCAGAAATTTATTGAATTCACTTAATGTGCCATGTACTAGTCCAGATGCTAGAGATTTAGTAGTAAACAGGGCAAACAATACAATAAAGCATGAAGAGTACTGTGTTGGGGAAATTATAGGATATAGAAAATCACATAGCTATTCTGGGTGCCTAGTAAGGCTTCCAGAAAGAAGTGTTGTTCAATACCTGAGGGATGAATAAGAATGAGCCAGATGAAATAAGACGAAGAACAGTGTGGCCAAGGCACAAAGCAAGATTGTGGAGGTTCAAGAAATTGAGAGAGATTCAGTGTAGGGTGTAAGAGACAGAGGGGTTGGAAGTTAGGCAGGGACAGATCATGGAGGATCTTTTAAGCCATGAAAAGAATTTACTGGGAAGCCACTAAAGGGGTTTTAAGCCCTGGAGTGATGTGTTCAGCTTTAGTTAAGGCTTTATACTGCCTGCACTGCAGAGAATGGATTAAAGAAGATTGAGACTACAGTTAGGGAAACTAGCTAGAAGGCCTTTTTCAGTAGTTTAGGTGAGAGATGATAGTGGCTATtggcttttgaaataaaaagaggGTAGAGTTGAGAGATATTCAGAAGATTTGTGATATTTATGATGTAGAGATGGATTAGGTGAAGGTAGCAATGCAGTAGTTAAGAATAGTGCCTAAGATTCTGTCTTGGGCAGTTGGGTGAATGAGGGAACTATTTGCTGAAATAGAAACAATAGAGAAAGTATATTTGTGAGGGGGGAGATCATGAGTTTGGATATTGTAAGTTAGCAGTATCTGTGGATGTCAAGTGTAGCTGTTGGATAATAGATCTCAAGCCTGTGAGAGAACTCTGGGTTGTAGAAAAGATTTAGGAATCAGCGTTATATAAATCCTATAGATTTTAAACTTAAATACCATGGGCCCCCCAACCCTGTTGAGAATAAGAGAAGGCTTAGGATATTTGAAGTCCCTTATCTATAAAGCAACCACCATAGTACTAGGAGGAAAACCAGAAGAGTCTTAACCTTAAGGAAACTGGGGAGAAGAAAGTGTTTTAAAGAAAAGGGTGTGATCAAAATGTCATATGTTACAGGAAGGTGTCAAGCAACATAGAGACTTAGAAACAGGCCTTTAATTTAGCGACATTGATGAGAGCCATTTTGTTGGTTGGTAGGGGGGAAGTCACATTTCAGCAGAACAAATGAATGAGAGGTAAGGAAATGAAGACGATGTATTTAAAgaagtttatttataaaaaggGAGGACCCAGGGTAGGTAAATCCAGAGGAAGAAGTGGCAAAGAAGagttttttattgcttttattttccttataagaTGAAAAGCTATGACTTCGTTTTAAAATACTACAAGAAGAGAGCCACTAGAGGAGAGTGAAAGGGGTATATAAGAGAGGATTCAAAATGGAGAATAAGATGAGTGCATGTGTGCTTAATAgtcacatacatatgcacacaaacaTATGTACCCTATTACACTCATAGTCTCCTTTGCACAGTAGTGACTGCTGATTGTCTGCCACAACTGTATTTCCAAATAGGGGCATGGAAATTGTCTCTTAGCCTAAGCTTACAGAGCTTTGTTATCCTACTAAAGAAAATCATAGACATGGGTTCTATTTTTGAAGGACTTCAATACTAGGCAGACTGAATCCTCAAAATGGTCTCACCAGGAGACATATCTGTATATACTGATGTGTTAAGTGAGAAAACAGCAAGGTATAGACAAGTGCTATCATTTGtgttaaaaggagaaaaagaagagggctgaggtgggaggatcacttgagcccaggaggtggagtccagcctgggcaacatggtgagacaatatctctacaaaaaggaaagggaaaaaagtgagggccaggcacagtgatgcacacctgtaattccaacactttgggaagccaaggcgggtagatcacttgaacccaggagttgaagaccagcctgggcaacatggtgacaccccatctctacaaaaaaatacaaaaagtagccaggcgtggtggcacgtgcctgtagtcccagctacttgggacgtgcagtgagctatgaacatgccactgcactccagcctgggctacagagagagaccctgtctcaaaaaaagggggCGAGGCAGGTAATGATTGGATATGAATGTATTTGTGATATAGTTATATGTGTAGACTGCCCACGAAAGCGTACTCAGGAAACTGGTAATAAGTTGTTTGTATGGAAGGGGACTGAGTGTTGGAGTtgaaaacaaagttggaagagtatagaaaaaaaagtatgactTTAGTTTACTATGTAcattgtccttttttaaaaaaagaagaatgaagaatgTCCAGAAGAATGTCCAGTTGTCAGCAGTGTAAagatataatacaaataaaggtTACATCACTCATTCAAATTGTTAAAACAAGTCAGGAAAGGATGATTTGAGAACTTAGTCATCCTGGACTAGAATCCATCTTTCATTGATATCATGGGAGGTGATGATTCTCAATGGTAGGTTTTGTGGTCATGTTGCATATTTCTTTCTTACTCTCTTAAATTATCAACAGAAAGGTGGGAAGAATGATATGGTTGACATTGATCTGCTTtctcctcaaaaaagaaaatttattaggAACCTTTAAGggattttgtctctttttttccctcccccaCTTCAGAAGAGAAATGTTTATCACTGCAACAAATGCCGGCTGCAGTTTCTCTTTGCCAAGGACAAAATTGAACACAAGCTTCAACACCATAAAACCTTCCGTAAACCCAAGCAGCTGGAGGGCTTGAAACCAGGCACCAAGGTAAAGAGTTTGCCAGTGTCTTTTATAGGCCCAGGGAGGGAGGAATAGAGATTTTCAGTATTCTGAAATTTAGTGTGGGTGATGTCTCATTGTTACTTCCCTTGGTTCTCAGGTGACAATCCGGGCTTCCCGAGGGCAGCCACGAACTGTTCCTGTATCCTCTAATGATACACCTCCCAGCGCCTTGCAGGAGGCAGCACCGCTGACCTCCTCAATGGACCCTCTGCCTGTCTTCCTTTATCCCCCTGTCCAGCGCAGCATCCAGAAGAGAGCTGTTAGGAAAATGTCAGCGCCTTCTTCTAAGTGCTGGGCGGGTGGGGACTGGGTGGCCAGGATTATTCCTGATACACAGTGCAATCTGGTAGCATTTTAGCAGGGTTTGTTGTCTGAAAATCCTACATTTTGGGGACCCATGAGGCAGtaatgagaattcttttttttttccccccacaggAGTGTCATGGGCCGGCAGACATGCCTGGAGTGCAGCTTCGAGATCCCAGACTTCCCTAATCATTTCCCTACTTACGTACACTGCTCTCTGTGTCGCTATAGCACCTGCTGTTCTCGAGCTTATGCCAACCACATGATCAAGTAAGTTGGTTTTTAACCAGTGTTTTAGCTTGAgagttcagattctttttttcttcttcttcttttttttttttttttttttttttggagacggggtctcactctgtcccctaggctggagtgcaatagcacgatcttggctcactgcaacctctgcctcctgggttcaagtgattctcctgtctcagcctcccaagtagctgggattataggtgtgcaccaccatgcctggctgatttttttgtatttttagtagagacggggtttcaccttgttggccaggctggtctcaaactcctgagctcaggtgatccacctgcctcggcctccctaaagtgctgggattacagacatgagccactgcgcccagccccagccagATTCTTGAGCACTCATTTCATTTTCTCCCCTGCTTCTAATATGTTTCCTCCTTCAACTCTTAGAGCTATTTGTTCTTCTCTCCTAGCAGAGTGAGAGGCTCTGTTTTTTCGGTTTTGATGGTCTGTGCTCTAATTTCATAGGGCCTTGCTATTCAAGTACCAGTAGTATTAggtgggagcttgttagaaatgctgaCTCTCAGCCCCGCCCTAGGCCTACTGAACCAGAATGTGAATTTTAATAGATCCTCAGTGACTTGTATGCATATTAAAGTTTAAGAAGCATGGTGACAGGAAAACTGGCTTAGGTTGAGATTAGGGTGCACTGAAGAAGCGTCTCTTTTGTTGGGGGCATTGTCACTGGCTGGTGATCTCTAGCTTAGCCAGCAGAACTCCATAACTCATAccacttctttgtctttctcagcAATCATGTTCCACGGAAGAGCCCCAAGTATTTggctttgtttaaaaattctgTGAGGTAAGAAAAAACTTATTGGCAGCATCTTAATTTTTCAggtttttacattaattttcagGTTTTTCATTATTTGGAGAGGTGGTTATGTgaattaatttcagaaaaaggagaaagtgggagggcattccttttctttcttaagcCTCAAAGCTTAATGGTCTCAAGTGTCACTGCTGTATTTGTCTTACATAGTCTCAATTCTCTTTTTTAGTGGAATCAAGCTGGCCTGCACTTCATGTACCTTTGTTACCTCTGTGGGCGATGCTATGGCCAAGCATTTGGTATTCAACCCCTCTCACAGATCCAGCAGCATCCTGCCACGGGGTAAGTAGGAGAGAAGGGGATTAGTTGAGCAAGGGGAGGAAAAAAGATACAGGTTCGTACTGTATGCATCAGGAGCATACCTACCTGGCCTCACTCATTCACTGTTGAGATGTGCTGGACCTAATTAGAAACCTTTCGACCTGAAGTTTATATAAAACTGGGAAAGCTGGTCACTGCGAACAGCGTATTTGTATGTAGTAAGTTGAATCCCAGGGCACTGTCTTTGGAGGGCTTATTTTTTCACTGAGCTaactatttttgttgtttcattttccaTAGGACTCACTTGGATAGCTCACTCAAGGTAACAAAAACTCACCTCACAATTTAATTTCTGGTTTGCAGTGTGTTTActctttgtcattattattattattatcatactaTTGTTTCAATTTCCTAGTTGAACTGAgatttctcctcttctctttgcTCCTCACCCCTTTAGGCATGGCCAGACTCGTGACCGAGTGCATGACCGGAACGTGAAGAATATGtaccctcctccttccttccccactaACAAAGCTGCCACTGTGAAATCTGCGGGGGCCACCCCAGCTGAGCCTGAAGAGCTACTAACTCCCTTAGCCCCAGCACTCCCATCACCAGCCTCAACTGCAACCCCACCACCAACCCCCACTCACCCGCAGGCTTTAGCCCTTCCACCGCTGGCTACAGAGGGAGCCGAATGTCTGAATGTTGATGATCAGGATGAAGGGAGCCCAGTCACCCAAGAACCTGAGCTAGCAtcaggtggtggtggtagtggtggggtTGGCAAAAAGGAGCAGCTGTCTGTGAAGAAGCTTCGAGTAGTACTGTTTGCTCTATGCTGCAATACAGAACAGGCAGCTGAACACTTCCGAAATCCCCAGCGACGTATTCGCCGTTGGCTTCGACGTTTCCAGGCCTCCCAGGGGGAGAATCTAGAGGGCAAATATCTGAGCTTTGAGGCAGAAGAGAAACTGGCTGAGTGGGTGCTAACCCAGCGCGAACAACAGCTACCTGTAAATGAGGAGACCTTGTTCCAGAAGGCCACCAAAATAGGACGTTCTTTGGAAGGGGGGTTTAAGATCTCCTATGAGTGGGCTGTGCGTTTCATGCTGCGGCACCACCTGACTCCCCATGCCCGGCGAGCTGTGGCCCACACCCTACCTAAGGATGTAGCAGAGAATGCAGGACTCTTCATTGATTTTGTACAACGGCAGATTCACAACCAGGACTTACCCTTGTCTATGATTGTGGCTATTGATGAGATCTCTTTGTTCCTGGATACAGAGGTGCTGAGCAGTGATGATCGAAAGGAGAATGCCCtgcagacagtgggcacaggggAACCTTGGTGTGATGTAGTCCTAGCCATTCTGGCAGATGGCACTGTCCTTCCCACCCTGGTTTTCTACAGAGGGCAGATGGATCAGCCTGCTAACATGCCAGACTCCATATTGCTAGAGGCAAAGGAGAGTGGCTACAGTGATGACGAGATCATGGAGCTGTGGTCAACTCGAGTGTGGCAGAAGCACACAGCTTGCCAGCGCAGCAAAGGCATGCTTGTGATGGACTGTCATCGCACTCACTTGTCAGAAGAGGTACTGGCTATGCTTAGTGCCTCTAGCACTTTGCCTGCAGTGGTCCCAGCAGGCTGTAGCTCCAAAATTCAGCCATTAGATGTATGCATCAAAAGAACTGTCAAGAACTTCCTGCATAAAAAATGGAAGGAACAGGCTCGGGAAATGGCAGATACTGCATGTGATTCTGATGTCCTGCTTCAGCTGGTGCTTGTCTGGCTGGGTGAAGTGCTAGGTGTCATTGGGGACTGTCCAGAGCTAGTTCAGCGCTCCTTCCTGGTGGCTAGTGTTCTGCCTGGCCCCGATGGCAACATTAACTCACCTACAAGAAATGCTGACATGCAGGAGGAGCTAATTGCCTCCCTAGAGGAGCAACTGAAGCTGAGTGGGGAACATTCTGAGTCTTCCACTCCACGACCCAGATCATCTCCTGAAGAGACAATTGAGCCTGAAAGTCTTCACCAGCTCTTTGAGGGTGAAAGTGAGACCGAGTCTTTCTATGGCTTTGAAGAAGCTGACCTAGATCTGATGGAGATTTGAGTGTTGGGGTCATGAGGGGGtgtggagtgggggtgggaaCATGTGAGGGAGGGTAAAGGGGCTTAGGGAAAAGGGGGCATACCAGGTGGGGtatttggtttctattttttaattttataccaCCACTCCCCCCTGAAGTTGACTTACACTTCCCTGTGGATTTGTGGATTAATTAGGAAAACCAATAGTAATCACGTCTGAGCCAAGGAGCTGGCCCATTGGTCATTCACTTCTGCTAAAAACAggtttttgtgacttttttttttttaaatttaaatcactGTGTTTggtatttttctgacaaaattaagaaaaagaaaaaaattatttgtgggcgaatgttaaatttttttgtttcccctTTTACCTCAATTGTATCATAgtactgggtttttttgtttgttttattgtgtgGCCAATGTCTTTGGGCATGATGCTATCTAATCATTGTTAATGTGAGAACATTTCTGAAGATGGGAAAGACAAATTATGTAGCTCACAAACTGgtttattatatatatggataaaaaacttttttcattGT
This genomic window contains:
- the POGZ gene encoding pogo transposable element with ZNF domain isoform X3 — its product is MADTDLFMECEEEELEPWQKISDVIEDSVVEDYNSVDKTTTAGNPLVQQGGQPLILTQNPAPGLGTMVTQPVLRPVQVMQNANHVTSSPVASQPIFITTQGFPVRNVRPVQNAMNQVGIVLNVQQGQTVRPITLVPAPGTQFVKPTVGVPQVFSQMTPVRPGSTMPVRPTTNTFTTVIPATLTIRSTVPQSQSQQTKSTPSTSTTPTATQPTSLGQLAVQSPGQSNQTTNPKLAPSFPSPPAVSIASFVTVKRPGVTGENSNEVAKLVNTLNTIPSLGQSPGPVVVSNNSSAHGSQRTSGPESSMKVTSSIPVFDLQDGGRKICPRCNAQFRVTEALRGHMCYCCPEMVEYQKKGKSLDSEPSVPSAAKPPSPEKTAPVASTPSSTPIPALSPPTKVPEPNENVGDAVQTKLIMLVDDFYYGRDGGKVAQLTNFPKVATSFRCPHCTKRLKNNIRFMNHMKHHVELDQQNGEVDGHTICQHCYRQFSTPFQLQCHLENVHSPYESTTKCKICEWAFESEPLFLQHMKDTHKPGEMPYVCQVCQYRSSLYSEVDVHFRMIHEDTRHLLCPYCLKVFKNGNAFQQHYMRHQKRNVYHCNKCRLQFLFAKDKIEHKLQHHKTFRKPKQLEGLKPGTKVTIRASRGQPRTVPVSSNDTPPSALQEAAPLTSSMDPLPVFLYPPVQRSIQKRAVRKMSVMGRQTCLECSFEIPDFPNHFPTYVHCSLCRYSTCCSRAYANHMINNHVPRKSPKYLALFKNSVSGIKLACTSCTFVTSVGDAMAKHLVFNPSHRSSSILPRGLTWIAHSRHGQTRDRVHDRNVKNMYPPPSFPTNKAATVKSAGATPAEPEELLTPLAPALPSPASTATPPPTPTHPQALALPPLATEGAECLNVDDQDEGSPVTQEPELASGGGGSGGVGKKEQLSVKKLRVVLFALCCNTEQAAEHFRNPQRRIRRWLRRFQASQGENLEGKYLSFEAEEKLAEWVLTQREQQLPVNEETLFQKATKIGRSLEGGFKISYEWAVRFMLRHHLTPHARRAVAHTLPKDVAENAGLFIDFVQRQIHNQDLPLSMIVAIDEISLFLDTEVLSSDDRKENALQTVGTGEPWCDVVLAILADGTVLPTLVFYRGQMDQPANMPDSILLEAKESGYSDDEIMELWSTRVWQKHTACQRSKGMLVMDCHRTHLSEEVLAMLSASSTLPAVVPAGCSSKIQPLDVCIKRTVKNFLHKKWKEQAREMADTACDSDVLLQLVLVWLGEVLGVIGDCPELVQRSFLVASVLPGPDGNINSPTRNADMQEELIASLEEQLKLSGEHSESSTPRPRSSPEETIEPESLHQLFEGESETESFYGFEEADLDLMEI